One stretch of Leptolyngbya sp. CCY15150 DNA includes these proteins:
- a CDS encoding circadian clock protein KaiA translates to MHSKLSICTLLKTGTLAEALLQSLRGTPHSLTQFEADDQFVDFLDQQRYGIDCLILEDHPELKQLLIMLQKRSILLPIIILEVGSYETNPEAAVARAVASLEGKPSREYPYHQAALRITLTQLGQLEHFIDQAIGKFLKLSPGQQGQGDNGTDDDYLIADHPMVLMPQQRRLAEKLKERLGYLGVYYKRNPKNFLRNLPPPQRKDFLRQLKDDYRKIILVYFSPEMKDLNEKIDNFVNMAFFADVSVSQIVEIHMKLMDDFAKHLKLEGRSEEILLDYRLTLIDAIAHLCEMYRRSIPRDS, encoded by the coding sequence TTGCACTCAAAGCTCTCGATTTGCACCCTCCTCAAGACCGGCACCTTGGCAGAAGCCCTGCTGCAATCTCTTAGAGGAACCCCCCACAGCCTGACTCAGTTTGAGGCAGACGATCAGTTCGTGGATTTTCTCGACCAGCAACGCTACGGCATTGACTGCTTGATCCTTGAAGATCATCCTGAGCTTAAGCAGTTGCTGATCATGCTGCAAAAGCGCTCCATCCTCCTGCCCATCATCATCCTAGAAGTGGGGAGCTATGAGACCAATCCAGAAGCAGCGGTGGCTAGAGCTGTAGCATCGTTAGAGGGCAAGCCATCCCGCGAATACCCCTACCACCAGGCAGCTCTGCGCATCACCTTGACGCAGCTAGGGCAGCTAGAGCATTTTATCGATCAAGCCATCGGTAAATTCCTAAAGCTGTCTCCAGGGCAGCAGGGACAGGGAGACAATGGGACAGATGATGATTATCTGATTGCAGACCATCCGATGGTGCTGATGCCCCAACAGCGGCGGTTAGCAGAAAAGTTAAAGGAGCGTCTGGGATACTTGGGGGTGTACTATAAGCGAAATCCAAAGAACTTTCTGCGTAATCTTCCGCCACCGCAGCGAAAAGATTTCTTACGTCAGCTTAAGGACGATTATCGAAAGATCATTCTGGTGTATTTTTCACCAGAGATGAAGGATCTCAACGAGAAAATTGATAACTTCGTGAACATGGCTTTCTTTGCTGATGTTTCGGTATCCCAGATTGTCGAAATTCACATGAAGTTGATGGATGATTTTGCCAAGCATCTTAAATTAGAGGGTCGTAGTGAAGAAATCCTGCTAGATTATCGATTGACTTTGATTGATGCGATCGCCCATCTGTGTGAAATGTATCGTCGCTCCATTCCACGAGATTCCTGA
- the kaiB gene encoding circadian clock protein KaiB, with product MNPLRKTYVLKLYVAGNTPNSIRALRTLNNILEKEFQGVYALKVIDVLKNPQLAEEDKILATPTLAKILPPPVRKIIGDLSDREKVLIGLDLLYEELRDDEANY from the coding sequence ATGAATCCCCTAAGAAAGACCTACGTTCTTAAACTCTATGTTGCAGGCAACACGCCCAACTCCATTCGGGCGTTGAGAACCCTCAATAATATCCTGGAAAAGGAGTTTCAGGGTGTTTATGCCCTCAAGGTTATTGATGTCCTTAAAAACCCTCAGTTAGCGGAAGAGGACAAGATTCTGGCGACCCCAACCTTGGCTAAAATTTTGCCCCCGCCGGTTCGAAAAATCATTGGCGATTTATCGGATCGAGAAAAAGTTTTAATTGGTTTGGATTTGTTGTATGAAGAACTACGGGACGACGAAGCAAATTACTGA